In the genome of Rickettsiales bacterium, the window CTCCTAAATTTTCACATCCGTCATTACCCGCTTTATGCGGGTAATCCATGGATACCTGAACAAGTCGGGCTATGACGCCTAAGAGGCTTTCTTCGCCTCTACCCAAAGTGCTTCCATTTCTTCTAACGTTGAATCATCCGTAATATCGGGTTCGATTAAACGGAAGCGTTTTTCGAATTTAGTGTTGGCTTTGCGAAGGGCGGTTTCGGCATCGACTTTCACATGGCGTGCGACATTGACGACGGCAAAGAGCAGGTCACCTAACTCTTCTTCAATATTCGCCTCGTCTTTATTGGCGATAGCCTCGTTTAACTCGGCAATCTCTTCCTGCACTTTATCGAATACAGGGGCGAGTTCGGGCCAATCGAACCCTTGTTTGCTGGCTTTTTTGCCGAGCTTTTGTGCCCGTAGTAGGGCAGGGAAGCTCACCGGAATATCATCCATCACCGAAATATGGCCTTTGGATTTCTTTTCTTCGGCTTTTATCGCATCCCAATTATCCACTTGGTCGTCGGCGCTTTTAATGCCGGTTTGTTCACCAAATACATGCGGGTGGCGCGATATCATCTTCTCATTAATGCCCGCAGCGACTTGTTCAAAATTGAATAAGCCTGCTTCTTCGGCCATTTGGGAATGGAAAACAACTTGCAGCAATAGATCGCCTAACTCCTCTTTAAGCGCCGTCATATCGTCGCGCTCAATCGCATCGGCCACTTCATAGGCTTCTTCCAGCGTATAAGGTGCGATGGTGGCGAAATTTTGCTCAACATCCCATGGGCAGCCGCCATTAGGATCACGCAGTTTAGCCATAATCTCTAAGAGTCGCTTGGTTTCTTGCATTTTCCACCTTGTCTGTTAGTTAATGAGCTTATGACAGAATCCGCACTTAAATCCAAGCCCATAGGCGCTTATCCGACCGTAGAAGCTAACCCCGATTTCGCGAAAATTGAAGAGAAAATCCTCTCAGGATGGAAGGCGTCAAACGCGTTTCAGAACTCGATTGATAATCGTTCAAACGCGGCAGAATTCGTATTCTATGACGGCCCTCCTTTTGCTAACGGGTTGCCGCATTACGGCCATTTATTGACCGGTTATGTGAAAGATAGTTTTGCCCGCTACCAGACGATGAAAGGCAAACGTGTTGAGCGGCGCTTCGGGTGGGATTGCCACGGATTGCCCGCAGAAATGGGCGCTGAAAAAGAGTTAAAAATTTCCGGGCGCAAAGCGATTGAAGAATTTGGAATCGATAAATTTAACGAACATTGCCGCAGCTCCGTCATGAAATATGCTGGTGATTGGGAGACCTATGTCGATCGCCAAGCGCGTTGGGTTGATTTCCAAGGCGATTATAAAACGATGGATACGCCTTTTATGGAATCCGTCATTTGGGCCTTCAAAGAGCTGCATAAAAAGGGCTTAATTTATCAGTCTCACCGCGTAATGCCCTATAGCTGGGCCGCCGAAACCCCGCTTTCAAACTTTGAGACGAAGCTAGATAACAGCTACCGCAACCGCACCGATAAAGCCGTGACGGTGAAGTTTAAGCTAAAAACTCGCCCCAATGGCGCGCCGGAAGCAGAGAACTATTACCTCCTCGCTTGGACGACGACTCCATGGACTTTGCCGAGTAA includes:
- the mazG gene encoding nucleoside triphosphate pyrophosphohydrolase, translated to MQETKRLLEIMAKLRDPNGGCPWDVEQNFATIAPYTLEEAYEVADAIERDDMTALKEELGDLLLQVVFHSQMAEEAGLFNFEQVAAGINEKMISRHPHVFGEQTGIKSADDQVDNWDAIKAEEKKSKGHISVMDDIPVSFPALLRAQKLGKKASKQGFDWPELAPVFDKVQEEIAELNEAIANKDEANIEEELGDLLFAVVNVARHVKVDAETALRKANTKFEKRFRLIEPDITDDSTLEEMEALWVEAKKAS